Genomic window (Streptosporangium brasiliense):
CAGGCCGGTGAGCCGGGTGCGGTAGCCGTCGAGCAGCCGGTAGCCGCCCGAGGGGCCGGCGTCGCCGTACAGGGGGACGCCGGCGGAGTGGAGCGACTCCACGTCCCGGTAGACGGTCCGGACCGAGACCTCCAGCTCCGCCGCCAGCTCCTGGGCGGTCATCCGGCCCCGGGTCTGCAGCAGCATCAGCAGGGAGAGGAGCCGGCTCGCACGCATGACCTGAATTATCGGCGGAAACGCTGACAGCAGATGTCAGTGACCTGGCCCTAGCTTCCAGGCATGAACGACTTCGACTTCCTCACCGGCACCTGGGACGTGGCCAACCGCCGGCTCGTCAAGCCCCTCACCGGCAGCACCGAATGGCAGGAGTTCCCCGCCACCTCCGTCGCCCGGCAGGCGTTCGGCGGGGCGGCCAACATCGACGAGATCACCTTTCCGAGCATGGGGTTCTCCGGGCTCACCCTGCGGCTGTTCGACGTCGAGCGCGAGGAGTGGTCGCTCCACTGGGCCAGCAGCCGGACCGGGACGCTGTTCCCGCCGGTCGTGGGCCGCTTCACCGGCGGCACGGGGGAGTTCTACGGCGACGACACCCACGAGGGCGCCCCGGTCAGGGTCCGCTTCGTCTGGTCGGAGATCACGGCCACCTCCGCCCGCTGGGAGCAGGCATTCTCCGCCGACGGGGAGAAGACCTGGGAGACCAACTGGATCATGGAGCTGAGCAGGGCGTAGGACCGCCGCGCGGCGGCCGTGCCCCGCACCGCTCCGGCCGGCCCGCGCCCGCTCCGGCCAGCCGGCGCCCGCGCCCGCGCCCGCGCCCGAACCGGGTGTCCGGGACAGGCCAGGTGTCCGGGATGGCGGAGTCAGGGAGACAGCGGGGTCAGGGGGCCTTCCTCCTGCGCGGCCAGCCGCCGCCGACCGGCCGCCGGCTCCCGCGCGGGGCGCGATCGCGCCGGTCGGTGCGCAACCACAGCTGAACCCCGGCGCCGCCCAGGGAGGAGGTGTCGATCCGCAGCGTGCCGCCGGAGCCCTCGGCGAGCCGGCGGGCGATGTCGAGGCCGAGTCCGGTGGAGCCCGAGCCGCTGGCCCCACGCCGCAGGGCCGTCTCGGGATCGGGGATGCCCGGGCCGGCGTCAGCGATCAGCACGCCCACCGTGCCGGAGCCCCGGTGCAGGGTCACCGTGAACGCCGTGCCCTCGGGGGTGTGCCGGAAGACGTTGCCGAGCAGCGCGTCCACCACGGCGCTGAGCTCGGTGGCCGCGACCGGGACCGGGGCCGGATCCGCGGCGCCGATCAGCTGCCACGGGCGCTGCTGGTCCTCGGCCAGGGCGGACCAGAAGGTCAGCCGCTCGCGCAGCACGTGGGCGGCGTCGCAGGAGACGGACTCCGGCGCCCGGGAGGGCTGCCGGGCCGCCGCGATGATCTGGTCCACCTCGGACTCCAGGCGGGCCAGGGCCTGGCGGCTCTGCTCGGCCTCCGGCCCCAGGTTGTCCAGGCTGAGCCGGAGCGCGGTGAGCGGGGTCCGCAGCCGGTGAGACAGGTCGGCGGCCATCTCCCGCTCGGCGGCCAGCAGCCGCACGACCCGGTCGGCCATGGTGTTGAACGCCTCTCCGGCGGAGACGAGTTCGGGCGGCCCCTCGGGCTCGATGCGGACGCTGAAGTCCCCGGCGCCCAGGGCGCCGGCGGCCCGCCCGAGGCGCTGGGTCGAGCGCACCACCCGTGCCCCCAGCCGGTCGGCGACCAGCACCGAGCCGGCGACCAGCGTGACCGCCACCCCGGTCAGCACCGCCCATGACTTGGTGACGCCCCGGGTGAGGTCTCCGGCGGGCACGAAGATCTCGAGGACCACGGTCCGGCCGCCGTCCAGGACGACCGGGCGCAGCAGGAGGTAGCCGGTCTCGGTCTCCGCCGTCACCGCCCGCGTCAGCCGGGTGGCCGTGACCACGCTCTCGGCGGGCGCCCGTACGGTGCCCACCGAGCCACCGTCCGGCAGGTGGACCGCGATCCGGTCTCCCGCCCCGGTGCTGACCAGCGCGTGGGTCAGCCGGGCCGGATCCACCGTGATGGCCAGGACGGGGACCAGCGCCGACGCCTGCCGTTCGGCATCGGCCATGGCCCGGCCGTGAGCGATCTCCTTGACGATGAGTCCGAGCGGGATCAGGAAGGCCAGGGCGATCATCGAGGCCCCGGCGACGGCGAGCAGGGCCAGGGTCCGTCTCACGAGGGTGTGATCAGCATGACGCCCACGCCGCGCACGGTGTGCAGGTAGCGGGGGGCGGAGGCGCTCTCGCCGAGCTTG
Coding sequences:
- a CDS encoding sensor histidine kinase, with amino-acid sequence MRRTLALLAVAGASMIALAFLIPLGLIVKEIAHGRAMADAERQASALVPVLAITVDPARLTHALVSTGAGDRIAVHLPDGGSVGTVRAPAESVVTATRLTRAVTAETETGYLLLRPVVLDGGRTVVLEIFVPAGDLTRGVTKSWAVLTGVAVTLVAGSVLVADRLGARVVRSTQRLGRAAGALGAGDFSVRIEPEGPPELVSAGEAFNTMADRVVRLLAAEREMAADLSHRLRTPLTALRLSLDNLGPEAEQSRQALARLESEVDQIIAAARQPSRAPESVSCDAAHVLRERLTFWSALAEDQQRPWQLIGAADPAPVPVAATELSAVVDALLGNVFRHTPEGTAFTVTLHRGSGTVGVLIADAGPGIPDPETALRRGASGSGSTGLGLDIARRLAEGSGGTLRIDTSSLGGAGVQLWLRTDRRDRAPRGSRRPVGGGWPRRRKAP